In Rutidosis leptorrhynchoides isolate AG116_Rl617_1_P2 chromosome 2, CSIRO_AGI_Rlap_v1, whole genome shotgun sequence, one genomic interval encodes:
- the LOC139894101 gene encoding uncharacterized protein encodes MVMLCFLLDLRTLSPPLLRDLKQSLLQLANFYSISNPSRHSSTSKSKTKLKVLFDRIGVCYVFKNRVSVSTEMKVAYRPSGNFSLRDFHHAVNNIPVDAFLPEFNNNVAISCCDIHLASVLSDKTVYSWGGDNEDVGRKVIVISSCLLENLDSVTKKTLMDAADKCVSVEFVLLEQVSSGPGDLSENINEFVKSICDLENCSFRKHLQEAEVLCGLVKEWLRDLRDESEQVQAHLKFKRNILGTLNQICCNLFPSFNHIIDEFEPCQVCRCHGYPLDANHVNKMVNFTSCPVTGNELGTLDLIANSLKVGEHTVLLMPSFHYYTKLQHVTAPIDFNIIDRTNLVSLSEGLIVGSPFVVVPSTSQELDDNDQTELNNQVFQGICSALHSLDQGLVCSSKCNTETMRETPFPCYYILLPSDNGVMLLRRLAGSEEVIPVPDVGQSFESTDAKDVRDSVKASLLEVEVRDYNPIRHERGFHQKLNVLVKESLHFGSLPAKSDDLPPESTSTQVDSVVESGPSKHVMSITGHKEEIPQLDLKFERDKITERITEEWEQLIVSEIPNIRSPTCVSKPKTDHLAVSPLVENNKPLDEKTSRILERLEVPKKLKAKVASPVLASSSTSTDVSMFTKKPLIPFQSTQTSSDIGTVATQPMRPNFQKLKRKNR; translated from the exons ATGGTGATGTTGTGCTTTCTGTTAGATTTACGAACATTATCGCCTCCATTACTTCGAGATCTGAAGCAG TCATTACTGCAGTTAGCAAACTTTTACTCAATTTCAAACCCTAGCCGTCACAGTTCGACTTCTAAATCGAAAACGAAATTGAAAGTACTCTTCGATAGGATCGGAGTTTGCTATGTGTTTAAAAATCGAGTTTCCGTTTCCACAGAG ATGAAAGTAGCCTACAGGCCAAGTGGAAATTTTAGTCTCCGTGATTTTCACCATGCTGTTAACAACATACCTGTGGATGCCTTCTTGCCAGAATTTAACAATAACGTAGCTATCTCTTGTTGTG ATATCCACCTGGCAAGTGTTCTTAGTGATAAAACTGTGTACTCATGGGGAGGTGACAACGAAGATGTTGGAAGAAAAGTGATTGTTATTAGTTCATGTCTTCTTGAAAATTTGGACTCAGTGACAAAGAAGACCTTAATG GACGCAGCAGACAAATGTGTTTCAGTGGAATTTGTATTATTGGAGCAAGTGTCAAGTGGTCCTGGTGATCTTTCAGAAAATATCAATGAGTTTGTTAAGAGTATATGTGATCTCGAGAATTGTTCGTTTCGTAAACACCTTCAAG AAGCAGAGGTGTTGTGTGGGCTTGTAAAAGAATGGCTGCGTGATTTGAGAGATGAATCAGAACAGGTGCAGGCTCATCTCAAATTCAAGAGAAACATTCTAGGAACTTTAAACCAAATATGCTGCAATCTGTTTCCATCTTTCAATCACATCATTGATGAGTTTGAACCCTGCCAG GTATGCAGGTGTCATGGGTATCCCTTGGATGCCAACCATGTAAATAAGATGGTGAATTTCACTTCTTGTCCAGTCACTGGCAATGAGCTTGGCACACTTGATTTGATTGCAAACTCTCTCAAGGTTGGAGAGCATACAGTACTGCTTATGCCATCCTTTCACTACTATACAAAGTTGCAGCATGTTACCGCACCTATAGACTTTAACATCATTGACAGAACCAACTTAGTGTCTTTAAGTGAAG GTCTGATTGTGGGGTCTCCCTTTGTTGTTGTCCCATCTACTTCTCAAGAATTGGATGATAATGACCAGACAGAGTTAAATAACCAAG TCTTCCAAGGGATTTGCAGTGCCCTACACTCTCTAGATCAAGGCTTGGTTTGCTCATCTAAATGTAATACAGAGACTATGAGGGAGACACCATTCCCGTGTTATTACATACTTCTTCCTTCAGATAATGGAGTGATGCTGCTTAGG AGGCTTGCAGGATCAGAAGAAGTGATACCTGTCCCTGATGTTGGCCAATCATTTGAGTCTACAGATGCAAAGGATGTTAGAGATTCAGTGAAAGCGTCTTTACTTGAG GTTGAAGTAAGAGACTACAATCCCATTCGACATGAAAGGGGGTTTCATCAAAAACTAAATGTGCTTGTGAAAGAAAGCTTGCATTTTGG GTCATTACCTGCAAAATCAGATGATTTGCCTCCTGAATCAACATCTACTCAAGTAGATTCTGTAGTTGAATCTGGACCTTCAAAGCATGTAATGAGTATAACAGGCCATAAAGAGGAAATCCCACAGCTGGATTTGAAATTTGAACGAGATAAAATTACAGAACGTATAACAGAAGAATGGGAACAACTAATTGTCAGTGAAATTCCTAATATCAGATCTCCCACTTGTGTTTCAAAACCGAAGACGGATCACTTGGCTGTTTCACCACTTGTTGAGAATAATAAACCACTTGATGAAAAAACTTCAAGGATACTTGAAAGACTTGAAGTACCCAAAAAGCTGAAAGCTAAAGTAGCGTCACCAGTCCTTGCTTCAAGCAGTACCTCAACTGATGTATCCATGTTTACAAAGAAGCCTCTTATCCCCTTTCAGTCAACTCAAACCTCTTCAGATATTGGAACAGTTGCAACCCAGCCAATGAGACCCAATTTTCAAAAGCTGAAGAGGAAGAACAGATAA